A single Oryzias melastigma strain HK-1 linkage group LG24, ASM292280v2, whole genome shotgun sequence DNA region contains:
- the LOC112158521 gene encoding protein FAM177A1 isoform X1, whose amino-acid sequence MADISLYLSSIHGGGAGAVQNQGKDFESVELGEMDDSAGPPQREKAPRRVIHFSSGETMEEYSTDEEEEGEPEKRDLLSSTVDAVRSKMTWGPYFWFHMWRAATSTISACDYLGERMASLFGITSAKYQYAIDEYYRIKKEREDEKEENRLSEEAERSVEQEEVTNTPEEEKDEEVGARPGFSYQIENENRSAPKTITVPVIVTAT is encoded by the exons ATGGCTGACATCTCCCTGTACCTCTCGAGCATCCATGGAGGGGGCGCGGGAGCGGTGCAG AATCAGGGGAAGGACTTCGAGAGCGTGGAGCTCGGGGAAATGGACGACAGCGCGGGGCCGCCGCAGAGGGAGAAGGCTCCCCGGCGCGTCATCCACTTCTCCAGCGGGGAGACCATGGAGGAATACAGCAccgacgaggaggaggagggcgagCCGGAGAAGAGAGACCTGCTGTCCTCCACGGTCGATGCGGTGAGG TCGAAGATGACCTGGGGGCCATATTTCTGGTTCCACATGTGGAGAGCAGCCACCTCAACCATCTCAG CATGTGACTATCTCGGGGAGAGGATGGCTTCCCTCTttggaataacatcagccaaataCCAATATGCCATTGATGAGTACTACAGAATAAAGAAAGAG AGGGAAGATGAAAAGGAGGAAAACCGGCTGTCGGAAGAAGCGGAACGCTCCGTGGAGCAGGAAGAAGTGACAAACACGCCAGAGGAAGAGAAAGATGAAGaagtgggggctcgtccgggattttcCTATCAAATCGAAAACGAGAATCGCTCTGCACCGAAAACCATCACAGTTCCCGTTATTGTCACGGCAACATAA
- the LOC112158521 gene encoding protein FAM177A1 isoform X2: MADISLYLSSIHGGGAGAVQNQGKDFESVELGEMDDSAGPPQREKAPRRVIHFSSGETMEEYSTDEEEEGEPEKRDLLSSTVDASKMTWGPYFWFHMWRAATSTISACDYLGERMASLFGITSAKYQYAIDEYYRIKKEREDEKEENRLSEEAERSVEQEEVTNTPEEEKDEEVGARPGFSYQIENENRSAPKTITVPVIVTAT; the protein is encoded by the exons ATGGCTGACATCTCCCTGTACCTCTCGAGCATCCATGGAGGGGGCGCGGGAGCGGTGCAG AATCAGGGGAAGGACTTCGAGAGCGTGGAGCTCGGGGAAATGGACGACAGCGCGGGGCCGCCGCAGAGGGAGAAGGCTCCCCGGCGCGTCATCCACTTCTCCAGCGGGGAGACCATGGAGGAATACAGCAccgacgaggaggaggagggcgagCCGGAGAAGAGAGACCTGCTGTCCTCCACGGTCGATGCG TCGAAGATGACCTGGGGGCCATATTTCTGGTTCCACATGTGGAGAGCAGCCACCTCAACCATCTCAG CATGTGACTATCTCGGGGAGAGGATGGCTTCCCTCTttggaataacatcagccaaataCCAATATGCCATTGATGAGTACTACAGAATAAAGAAAGAG AGGGAAGATGAAAAGGAGGAAAACCGGCTGTCGGAAGAAGCGGAACGCTCCGTGGAGCAGGAAGAAGTGACAAACACGCCAGAGGAAGAGAAAGATGAAGaagtgggggctcgtccgggattttcCTATCAAATCGAAAACGAGAATCGCTCTGCACCGAAAACCATCACAGTTCCCGTTATTGTCACGGCAACATAA